A portion of the Streptomyces sp. YPW6 genome contains these proteins:
- a CDS encoding LLM class F420-dependent oxidoreductase translates to MDLRIFTEPQQGADYDTLLTVAKATEDLGFDAFYRSDHYLRMGSGDGLPGPTDAWITLAGLARETRRIRLGTLMTAGTFRLPGVLAIQVAQVDQMSGGRIELGLGAGWFEEEHKAYGIPFPKEKFGRLEEQLAIVTGLWATEVGKTFSYDGTFYQLTDSPALPKPAQAKVPVLIGGHGATRTPRLAAQYADEFNIPFASLEDSEKQFGRVRAAAQAHGRSPDDLVYSNALIVCTGKDDAEVARRAAAIGRDVEELKANGLAGSPAEVVDKIGRYGAIGSSRIYLQILDLDDLDHLELISSQIQSQLT, encoded by the coding sequence ATGGATCTTCGCATCTTCACCGAGCCCCAGCAGGGGGCCGACTACGACACCTTGCTCACCGTCGCCAAGGCCACGGAGGACCTCGGCTTCGACGCCTTCTACCGCTCCGACCACTATCTCCGCATGGGCTCCGGCGACGGACTGCCCGGACCGACGGACGCCTGGATCACTCTGGCCGGACTGGCGCGCGAGACCCGGCGGATCCGGCTCGGCACGCTGATGACGGCCGGCACGTTCCGCCTGCCGGGGGTGCTCGCCATCCAGGTGGCCCAGGTCGACCAGATGTCAGGCGGCCGGATCGAACTGGGACTGGGCGCGGGCTGGTTCGAGGAGGAGCACAAGGCCTACGGGATCCCGTTCCCCAAGGAGAAGTTCGGTCGCCTGGAGGAGCAGCTCGCGATCGTCACCGGGCTGTGGGCCACGGAGGTCGGCAAGACCTTCAGCTACGACGGGACCTTCTACCAGCTCACCGACTCGCCCGCGCTGCCCAAGCCCGCCCAGGCCAAGGTGCCCGTCCTGATCGGCGGTCACGGGGCGACGCGCACCCCCCGCCTCGCCGCGCAGTACGCGGACGAGTTCAACATCCCGTTCGCCTCGCTGGAGGACAGCGAGAAGCAGTTCGGCCGGGTCCGGGCCGCCGCGCAGGCGCACGGGCGCTCGCCGGACGACCTCGTGTACTCCAACGCGCTGATCGTCTGCACCGGCAAGGACGACGCCGAGGTCGCCCGGCGCGCGGCGGCCATCGGCCGGGACGTGGAAGAGCTCAAGGCGAACGGTCTGGCCGGTTCGCCCGCCGAGGTGGTCGACAAGATCGGCCGCTACGGGGCGATCGGCTCGTCGAGGATCTACCTCCAGATCCTCGACCTGGACGACCTGGACCATCTGGAACTGATCTCCTCGCAGATCCAGTCCCAGCTGACCTGA
- a CDS encoding DUF6099 family protein, translating into MEAERLIEVGRRALADSRGALDVMAEAWQAQALARAVGGRLALCGPMELRSEARALGEIGVGCSALDHPAVISGGARAAQLSGIGEIRPALAGLALLLGEAGIALVGVACDTGEDGLYWQCIEAMDAADESLDRVHGMLRRLAERERDPERARERDGPYGIRGPAPSAAGP; encoded by the coding sequence ATGGAAGCGGAGCGACTCATCGAGGTGGGTCGGCGGGCTCTGGCCGACAGCCGGGGCGCGCTGGACGTCATGGCGGAGGCCTGGCAGGCGCAGGCGCTCGCACGGGCGGTGGGCGGCCGGCTGGCGCTGTGCGGGCCGATGGAATTACGGAGCGAGGCGCGGGCGCTGGGCGAGATCGGCGTCGGATGCTCGGCGTTGGACCATCCCGCGGTGATCTCCGGAGGTGCCAGGGCCGCCCAGTTGTCGGGGATCGGCGAGATCAGGCCGGCCCTGGCAGGGCTCGCGCTGCTGCTCGGCGAGGCCGGGATCGCGCTGGTCGGGGTGGCCTGCGACACGGGGGAGGACGGGCTGTACTGGCAGTGCATCGAGGCCATGGACGCGGCGGACGAATCACTGGACCGTGTGCACGGGATGCTGAGACGCCTGGCGGAGAGGGAGCGGGATCCGGAGCGGGCGAGGGAGCGTGACGGCCCGTACGGCATACGAGGCCCCGCACCGTCGGCGGCGGGGCCCTGA
- a CDS encoding nucleotide pyrophosphohydrolase, translating to MTDIDVAELQRRLAAFAAARDWGQYHTPKNLAAALSVEAAELLEIFQWLTPEQSAGVMEDPESAHRVADEVADVLAYLLQFCEVLGIDPTAALAAKLERNEKRFPLPGATEPPDRHSSE from the coding sequence GTGACGGACATCGACGTGGCAGAACTCCAGCGCCGGCTGGCCGCCTTCGCGGCCGCGCGGGACTGGGGGCAGTACCACACCCCGAAGAACCTGGCCGCCGCGCTCAGCGTCGAGGCCGCCGAACTGCTGGAGATCTTCCAGTGGCTGACGCCCGAACAGTCGGCCGGGGTCATGGAGGACCCCGAATCCGCCCACCGGGTCGCCGACGAGGTGGCGGACGTGCTCGCCTATCTCCTTCAGTTCTGCGAGGTGTTGGGCATCGATCCGACGGCGGCACTGGCGGCCAAGCTGGAACGGAACGAGAAACGCTTCCCTCTGCCGGGGGCCACTGAACCCCCAGATCGTCACTCTTCGGAGTGA
- a CDS encoding cell division protein SepF yields MSRYDRYDRYDATDEQWEGLAQVVPLRGRDEWPSRIDHRTVPDERAAEQRRLVVLRVQVFADAREVAEYLVAQVPVLLDLTAAESDVAKRILDFSSGVVFGLGSGMHRVDRNVFLLAPVGMEVEGVTPAGLAQS; encoded by the coding sequence GTGAGCAGGTACGACAGGTACGACAGATACGACGCCACCGACGAGCAGTGGGAGGGACTCGCGCAGGTCGTACCCCTGCGCGGCCGTGACGAGTGGCCGTCCCGGATCGACCACCGCACCGTCCCCGACGAGCGTGCCGCCGAACAGCGCCGCCTCGTCGTCCTGCGGGTCCAGGTCTTCGCGGATGCCCGGGAGGTCGCCGAGTACCTCGTCGCCCAGGTGCCGGTGCTGCTCGACCTGACGGCGGCGGAATCGGACGTGGCGAAGCGGATTCTCGACTTCAGCAGCGGTGTGGTCTTCGGTCTCGGCAGCGGTATGCACCGGGTCGACCGCAACGTCTTCCTGCTCGCACCCGTCGGCATGGAGGTCGAGGGGGTCACGCCCGCCGGCCTCGCCCAGTCGTAG
- a CDS encoding DeoR/GlpR family DNA-binding transcription regulator encodes MSRDARWDALLELVGKHGRVDVEEAATALDVSAATIRRDLDQLAEQHLLTRTRGGAVAHGVSYELALRYKTGRHAPEKQAIGRAVSGLVAVGEVVGLTGGTTVTEVARALAVRPDIVGETAVAGGQPTLTVVTNALNIASELAIRPQIKMVVTGGVARPQSYELTGPLAVGVMNEITLDVAVLGVNAIDIERGAYVHHEGEASVNRLLAERAQRVVVAADSSKIGKRAFARVCDLGLVDVLVTDSRVGAEARERFAEAGVQVIAV; translated from the coding sequence TTGTCCAGGGACGCCCGGTGGGACGCGCTGCTGGAACTGGTCGGCAAGCACGGCAGGGTGGATGTCGAGGAGGCGGCGACGGCGCTCGACGTCTCGGCCGCGACCATCCGCCGCGACCTGGACCAGCTGGCCGAACAGCACCTGCTGACCCGCACCAGGGGCGGTGCGGTCGCGCACGGGGTCTCCTACGAACTGGCGCTCCGCTACAAGACGGGCCGCCACGCGCCGGAGAAGCAGGCCATCGGCCGTGCGGTGTCCGGCCTGGTGGCGGTCGGCGAGGTCGTCGGCCTGACCGGCGGGACGACCGTGACCGAGGTGGCCAGGGCGCTGGCGGTACGCCCGGACATCGTGGGCGAGACGGCGGTGGCGGGCGGCCAGCCGACGCTGACCGTGGTGACGAACGCCCTGAACATCGCGAGCGAGCTGGCGATCCGCCCGCAGATCAAGATGGTGGTGACGGGCGGTGTCGCGCGCCCCCAGTCGTACGAGCTGACCGGTCCGCTCGCCGTCGGCGTGATGAACGAGATCACGCTGGACGTGGCCGTTCTCGGGGTGAACGCCATCGACATCGAACGCGGCGCGTACGTGCACCACGAGGGCGAGGCGAGCGTCAACAGGCTGCTCGCGGAACGGGCGCAACGGGTGGTGGTGGCGGCCGACTCGTCGAAGATCGGCAAGCGGGCCTTCGCGCGCGTCTGCGACCTGGGCCTCGTCGACGTCCTGGTCACCGACTCCCGCGTCGGGGCGGAGGCGCGGGAGCGGTTCGCCGAGGCGGGGGTCCAGGTCATCGCCGTCTGA
- a CDS encoding SIS domain-containing protein: MSYAETETASQPACWRRAAALAGGPGATALPVAGERVAVVGCGTSFYMAQAYAGLREGAGQGESDAFAASEFPFGRGYDRVVALTRSGTTTEVLDLLNRLRGTTRTVAVTADPDTPVRAAADALVVLDFADERSVVQTRFATTALTLLRARLGLHSDTVVADAEAALAEPLPDDLLRSTQFSFLGRGWTVGLAHEAALKMKEASLSWTESYPAMEYRHGPISISTTGTTTWMFGEAPEGLPGQVRATGARWVNGSLDPLADLVRVQRLALARAAARGLDPDLPRHLSRSVVLDGA; this comes from the coding sequence GTGTCGTATGCCGAGACCGAGACAGCCAGTCAGCCCGCCTGCTGGCGGCGCGCCGCCGCCCTGGCCGGTGGCCCCGGGGCCACCGCCCTGCCCGTGGCGGGCGAGCGCGTCGCGGTCGTCGGCTGCGGCACCTCCTTCTACATGGCGCAGGCCTACGCCGGGCTCCGCGAAGGGGCGGGCCAGGGCGAGTCGGACGCCTTCGCCGCCTCCGAGTTCCCCTTCGGACGCGGCTACGATCGGGTCGTCGCGCTGACCCGCTCGGGGACCACGACCGAGGTGCTGGACCTGCTGAACCGGCTGCGCGGCACCACCCGCACCGTGGCCGTGACGGCGGATCCGGACACCCCGGTCAGAGCGGCGGCGGACGCCCTCGTCGTGCTGGACTTCGCCGACGAGCGGTCCGTCGTGCAGACCCGTTTCGCCACGACCGCCCTCACCCTGCTGCGGGCCCGCCTCGGGCTGCACTCCGACACGGTCGTCGCGGACGCGGAGGCCGCCCTCGCCGAGCCGCTCCCCGACGACCTGCTGCGGAGCACCCAGTTCTCCTTCCTCGGCCGGGGGTGGACGGTCGGTCTGGCCCACGAGGCGGCGCTGAAGATGAAGGAGGCGTCGCTGTCCTGGACGGAGTCGTATCCCGCGATGGAGTACCGCCACGGCCCCATCAGCATCTCCACCACCGGCACCACGACCTGGATGTTCGGCGAGGCCCCCGAGGGCCTGCCGGGGCAGGTGCGCGCCACGGGAGCCCGGTGGGTGAACGGCTCCCTCGACCCGCTGGCCGATCTCGTCCGCGTTCAGCGCCTCGCGCTCGCCCGTGCGGCGGCCCGGGGGCTCGATCCCGATCTGCCGCGCCATCTGAGCCGCTCGGTGGTTCTCGACGGGGCCTGA
- a CDS encoding DedA family protein, translating to MHLTLAAAAHRLAAASEPQGGIAGWAAGLVETFGGPGAGAAIALENVFPPLPSEVILPLTGFAASQGVLSIASALFWTTLGSVVGAGALYAVGAVFGRERMHVWWAKLPLVKASDLVRTEAWFARHGTKAVLLGRMVPVFRSLISVPAGVERMPFPVFVGLTTAGSLVWNTVLVMAGYGLGDRWDVVGSYVGVASKVVLGLALVALAAYVTLRVRGRGRGKP from the coding sequence ATGCACCTGACCCTGGCCGCGGCGGCCCACCGGCTGGCGGCGGCCTCGGAGCCGCAGGGAGGTATCGCCGGCTGGGCCGCCGGTCTGGTCGAGACGTTCGGCGGGCCCGGCGCGGGCGCGGCCATCGCGCTGGAGAACGTGTTCCCGCCCCTGCCGAGCGAGGTCATCCTACCGCTGACCGGGTTCGCCGCCTCGCAGGGCGTGCTCAGCATCGCCTCGGCGTTGTTCTGGACGACGCTCGGCTCGGTCGTGGGCGCGGGGGCCCTGTACGCCGTCGGCGCCGTGTTCGGCCGCGAGCGGATGCACGTCTGGTGGGCCAAGCTGCCGCTGGTCAAGGCCTCCGACCTGGTGCGGACGGAGGCGTGGTTCGCCCGGCACGGCACCAAGGCGGTGCTGCTGGGCCGGATGGTGCCGGTGTTCCGGAGCCTGATCTCGGTGCCCGCGGGTGTGGAGCGCATGCCGTTCCCGGTGTTCGTCGGGCTGACGACGGCGGGCAGCCTGGTCTGGAACACGGTGCTCGTGATGGCCGGATACGGGCTGGGTGACCGGTGGGACGTCGTCGGGTCGTACGTCGGCGTCGCGTCCAAGGTCGTCCTGGGGCTGGCCCTGGTCGCCCTGGCCGCCTACGTCACGCTGCGGGTGAGGGGCCGCGGACGCGGGAAGCCCTGA